A window from Pyrococcus yayanosii CH1 encodes these proteins:
- the glyA gene encoding serine hydroxymethyltransferase — protein sequence MSYREYRDKVFHFLEEHEKWRSHTINLIASENVTSPSVNRAVASGFMHKYAEGWPRQRYYQGCKYVDEVELIGVELFTKLFKSDYADLRPISGTNANQAVFFGLAQPGDKVIVLHTSHGGHISHMPFGAAGMRGLEVHTWPFDNEAFNIDVDKAAQMIRELEPKIVMFGGSLFPFPHPVKELASVAKEVGAYVVYDAAHVLGLIAGGQFQDPLREGADIITASTHKTFPGPQGGVILYKQFGSSDEVAKLQWAIFPGVLSNHHLHHMAGKVITAAEMLEYGEAYAKQIVKNAKALAEALAEEGFKVIGEDKGYTESHQVIVDVSDLHPAGGGWAAPLLEEAGIILNKNLLPWDPLEKVNDPSGLRIGVQEMTRVGMKEDEMKEIARFIRRVLIDKEDPAKVRKDVYYFRLDYQKVYYSFDYGLPMKE from the coding sequence ATGAGCTACAGGGAGTATCGCGACAAGGTTTTCCACTTCCTTGAGGAGCATGAGAAGTGGAGGAGTCACACCATAAACCTCATAGCGAGCGAAAACGTGACTTCTCCGAGCGTTAACAGGGCTGTTGCTAGCGGCTTCATGCACAAGTACGCCGAGGGTTGGCCCAGGCAACGCTACTATCAGGGCTGCAAGTACGTTGATGAAGTCGAACTCATAGGCGTTGAGCTCTTCACCAAGCTCTTCAAAAGCGACTACGCCGACCTGAGGCCCATCTCTGGAACTAATGCGAACCAGGCCGTATTCTTCGGCCTCGCCCAGCCGGGGGACAAGGTCATAGTTCTGCACACATCCCACGGCGGCCACATAAGCCACATGCCCTTCGGAGCAGCAGGAATGCGCGGCCTTGAGGTTCACACTTGGCCCTTTGATAACGAAGCCTTTAATATCGACGTTGACAAGGCTGCCCAGATGATAAGGGAGCTCGAGCCCAAGATAGTGATGTTCGGCGGTTCGCTCTTCCCGTTCCCGCACCCCGTCAAGGAGCTCGCTTCCGTTGCCAAGGAAGTTGGGGCCTATGTCGTCTATGATGCGGCCCATGTTCTCGGCCTGATAGCGGGCGGCCAGTTCCAGGATCCGCTTAGGGAAGGAGCCGACATAATTACCGCCTCCACCCACAAGACATTCCCCGGTCCGCAGGGTGGTGTCATCCTCTACAAGCAGTTCGGCTCGAGCGATGAGGTAGCCAAGCTTCAGTGGGCCATCTTCCCTGGAGTGCTTAGCAACCACCACCTCCACCACATGGCCGGTAAGGTAATTACTGCAGCTGAGATGCTTGAATACGGAGAGGCCTACGCCAAGCAGATCGTCAAGAATGCCAAGGCCCTGGCCGAAGCTCTGGCGGAAGAGGGCTTCAAGGTCATAGGCGAGGACAAGGGCTACACCGAGAGCCACCAGGTTATAGTTGATGTTTCAGACCTCCACCCGGCCGGCGGAGGATGGGCTGCTCCTCTTCTCGAAGAGGCTGGCATAATACTCAACAAGAACCTCCTGCCCTGGGACCCGCTCGAGAAGGTCAACGACCCTAGCGGTCTGCGCATAGGCGTCCAAGAGATGACAAGAGTTGGAATGAAGGAGGACGAGATGAAGGAGATTGCGAGATTCATAAGGCGTGTACTGATTGACAAAGAAGATCCCGCCAAGGTCAGGAAGGACGTCTACTACTTCAGGCTCGACTACCAGAAGGTCTACTACTCCTTCGACTATGGTTTGCCAATGAAAGAGTGA
- a CDS encoding TIGR02253 family HAD-type hydrolase, which translates to MAMIKVVFFDLDDTLVDTSRLAEMARRNAIENMIVHGLPVDFDTAYSELMELIREYGSNFPHHFDYLLRRLDLPYNPKWVAAGVIAYHNTKFAYLREVPGARKTLLRLREAGYRLGIITDGNPIKQWEKILRLDLGDFFEHVIISDFAGVRKPHPKIFRKALKAFGVKPEEAVMVGDRLYSDIYGAKRVGMMTVWFRYGKYANAELEYREYADHEIKRLEELIGVLEREEGSNKEVHPAGR; encoded by the coding sequence ATGGCGATGATTAAGGTCGTGTTCTTCGATCTCGACGATACCCTCGTGGATACGTCCCGACTCGCCGAGATGGCAAGGCGAAACGCCATCGAGAATATGATAGTTCATGGACTCCCCGTGGACTTCGATACCGCTTATTCGGAGCTAATGGAGCTCATAAGAGAGTACGGGAGCAACTTTCCCCACCACTTCGACTATCTCCTGAGAAGACTTGATCTTCCCTACAACCCAAAGTGGGTTGCCGCCGGCGTAATAGCCTACCACAACACGAAGTTTGCCTACCTGAGGGAAGTGCCAGGGGCAAGAAAGACGCTCCTGAGGCTTCGGGAGGCTGGATACAGGCTGGGGATAATAACGGACGGGAACCCGATAAAGCAGTGGGAGAAGATACTTAGGCTCGACCTTGGAGACTTCTTTGAGCACGTCATAATATCCGACTTCGCCGGGGTTCGGAAGCCCCATCCGAAGATATTCAGGAAGGCCCTTAAGGCCTTTGGCGTGAAGCCTGAGGAGGCCGTAATGGTCGGCGACCGGCTCTACTCGGACATCTACGGGGCGAAGAGGGTTGGCATGATGACGGTCTGGTTCCGCTATGGAAAGTACGCCAATGCGGAGCTCGAGTACAGGGAATACGCCGACCACGAGATAAAGAGGCTTGAAGAGCTGATAGGGGTGCTGGAGCGTGAAGAAGGTTCAAATAAGGAAGTTCATCCTGCTGGACGCTAG
- a CDS encoding ASCH domain-containing protein produces MKKVQIRKFILLDARYKEKILRGKKVTTIRYGAYEARPGSEIYIVITPSDTAIAKARIKAVRSKKVLELTNEDAKLDGFSDVKELVRELSKIYGELYGDDEVTIIEFEDVRPLKEGVPLKWLKGLNYKDPYEVVELSLENWEKLGLGRDAEIILRRISEVGLREAVKHFGPKRVQQALLKAYHALYGAGLI; encoded by the coding sequence GTGAAGAAGGTTCAAATAAGGAAGTTCATCCTGCTGGACGCTAGGTATAAGGAGAAAATCCTGAGGGGCAAGAAGGTCACGACGATTAGGTACGGGGCCTACGAGGCGAGGCCGGGTTCGGAAATATACATAGTCATAACGCCGAGCGACACCGCTATAGCCAAAGCTAGAATAAAGGCGGTGAGGAGCAAGAAGGTTCTGGAGTTGACCAACGAGGACGCGAAGCTGGACGGCTTTTCTGACGTTAAAGAGCTTGTTAGGGAGCTGAGCAAAATATACGGCGAATTGTACGGGGACGACGAGGTCACGATAATAGAATTCGAGGACGTGCGCCCGCTGAAGGAAGGAGTCCCTCTGAAGTGGCTCAAGGGGCTTAACTATAAGGATCCCTACGAGGTTGTTGAGCTCAGCCTTGAGAACTGGGAGAAACTAGGGCTAGGAAGAGATGCAGAAATAATACTCCGTAGAATAAGCGAGGTGGGCCTGAGAGAAGCTGTGAAGCACTTTGGCCCGAAGAGGGTCCAGCAAGCCCTTCTGAAGGCCTACCACGCCCTCTACGGTGCGGGACTTATCTAG
- a CDS encoding phosphatase PAP2 family protein, whose amino-acid sequence MGRRKEFWILTGVLVAIFIAEWFGAFKGINDIIYAHTPLVSSSWVVMITDSASLAAFVVYLILFLAWDFKRCGKLSRLILNFAISLALGMAVVVVLKALTEVPRPNEFPLSLPFIQALLNADYFAFPSGHTARAAILAYFLSRRFPKYAPIWWIYAVLIALSRLLLHVHWFSDVLFSLLLGPWTFMLVELTESFWLPIYSSIIRKLGLEVFAVE is encoded by the coding sequence ATGGGTAGAAGGAAGGAGTTTTGGATCCTAACAGGGGTGCTTGTGGCAATATTCATCGCCGAATGGTTTGGTGCCTTCAAAGGCATAAATGACATAATTTATGCCCACACTCCCCTTGTAAGCTCCTCCTGGGTGGTTATGATAACGGATTCAGCGAGCCTTGCGGCCTTCGTCGTTTACTTAATCTTGTTCTTAGCCTGGGACTTTAAGAGGTGTGGAAAGCTGAGCCGCCTTATCTTGAACTTTGCAATCTCCCTCGCTCTCGGCATGGCGGTTGTAGTGGTTCTAAAAGCCTTGACGGAAGTTCCGAGACCGAACGAATTTCCCCTTTCTCTTCCGTTCATTCAGGCACTTCTAAACGCCGATTACTTCGCCTTTCCATCTGGACACACGGCGAGGGCAGCCATTCTGGCTTATTTCCTAAGCAGGCGCTTCCCTAAATACGCACCCATCTGGTGGATATACGCCGTCCTAATAGCCCTCTCCCGCCTGCTCCTTCACGTTCACTGGTTCAGCGACGTCCTCTTCAGCCTGCTCCTGGGCCCTTGGACGTTTATGCTGGTGGAGCTCACGGAGAGCTTTTGGCTCCCCATCTACAGCTCCATCATTAGAAAGCTTGGGCTGGAGGTGTTTGCCGTTGAATAG
- a CDS encoding COG2426 family protein has protein sequence MNSFVEVFVLSLIPTFEGRYAILYGIGKGYPLWETLMAAAFGVLLLSLVLPALLPYIDRLMLRLEKTSLERIARLYLSYIERVRKKARPYVERWGFLGLTIFVAIPLPGTGVWTGALASYLLGIERKVAVPALILGGLLSMAITMGPALGIIR, from the coding sequence TTGAATAGCTTCGTTGAGGTCTTCGTCCTATCGTTAATCCCAACATTTGAGGGCCGCTATGCCATACTTTACGGAATAGGAAAAGGTTATCCTCTATGGGAAACCCTCATGGCCGCGGCTTTTGGCGTCCTCCTGCTTTCGCTCGTCCTTCCGGCCCTACTGCCTTACATAGACCGGTTGATGCTGCGGCTCGAGAAAACATCCTTAGAGAGAATCGCACGACTCTACCTCTCCTACATAGAACGCGTAAGGAAGAAGGCGCGCCCCTACGTAGAGAGATGGGGCTTTTTGGGCCTCACGATTTTCGTCGCAATACCCCTTCCTGGAACTGGAGTCTGGACCGGAGCCTTGGCGTCGTACCTGCTCGGCATCGAGAGAAAGGTTGCAGTGCCCGCCCTAATTCTCGGCGGACTCTTGAGCATGGCGATAACGATGGGACCGGCGCTCGGAATAATAAGATAG
- a CDS encoding ABC transporter substrate-binding protein, whose protein sequence is MRKGLLVGLLMAIVILSGCIGSNTTTAPAQMQTVTSRETITVTQTVTETYTPTNYPITITDSLGRKVKIEKEPQRIVSLAPSITEMLYFIGALDKVVGVTQFDDFPPGVQEGRTVIGGFSDPNIEVIASLSPDLIIGTSMHIQYLEQLEKIAPVIIIEPKNIDEIYEWTITLGKVVNREDEAKGVVNYMKAIVESVETKVNGTERPRVLFISWWNPIYVPGGDTFQGALIEMAGGRNIFHDVSGWKQVSVEEIIARDPEVIILSAHAGVTPEDLCNSPLAQTTAVREGRIYVVSDDNLVSRPGPRIVLGLEELARFIHPEAFGYAHGTKACAAASS, encoded by the coding sequence ATGAGAAAAGGTCTGCTAGTCGGCTTACTAATGGCCATTGTCATTCTGAGCGGGTGCATAGGTTCAAACACCACGACTGCCCCAGCCCAGATGCAGACGGTTACGAGCAGAGAAACCATTACCGTGACCCAGACGGTAACGGAGACGTACACGCCAACCAACTATCCAATAACGATCACGGACTCTCTCGGGAGGAAAGTCAAGATTGAAAAAGAGCCCCAAAGGATAGTCTCCCTCGCACCAAGCATAACGGAGATGCTCTACTTCATCGGAGCCCTTGACAAGGTTGTCGGCGTCACCCAGTTCGATGACTTCCCTCCAGGTGTCCAGGAAGGCAGAACCGTCATCGGAGGCTTCTCGGACCCGAACATCGAGGTCATAGCTTCCCTCAGCCCCGACCTGATAATAGGAACGAGCATGCACATCCAATACCTTGAGCAACTCGAAAAAATAGCCCCCGTAATAATCATCGAGCCCAAGAACATCGACGAGATATACGAGTGGACGATAACCCTCGGAAAGGTCGTGAACAGAGAGGATGAGGCGAAAGGTGTCGTCAACTACATGAAGGCCATCGTCGAATCCGTGGAGACCAAAGTCAACGGAACCGAGAGGCCGAGAGTGCTCTTCATAAGCTGGTGGAATCCGATATACGTGCCCGGAGGAGACACCTTCCAGGGGGCCCTCATAGAGATGGCCGGCGGTAGGAACATCTTCCATGATGTAAGCGGCTGGAAGCAGGTCAGCGTTGAGGAGATAATAGCGAGGGATCCCGAGGTCATAATCCTCTCGGCCCACGCGGGCGTCACACCAGAGGATCTCTGCAATAGCCCCCTGGCCCAGACGACAGCTGTCAGGGAGGGCAGAATATACGTGGTGAGCGACGACAACCTGGTATCCAGGCCGGGCCCGAGGATAGTCCTGGGTCTCGAGGAGCTCGCTAGATTCATTCACCCTGAAGCCTTTGGCTATGCTCACGGGACAAAAGCTTGTGCGGCCGCTTCATCCTGA
- a CDS encoding 2-oxoacid:ferredoxin oxidoreductase subunit gamma yields MRKEILIGGFGGQGVILASVILGKAATVYEGLYAVQTQAYGPESRGGASRAEVVISDEPIDYPKVIAPDYAILLSQQAYDKYLSLVKDDGLVIVESDLVPRRDAGMEKSKKIYALPLTEIAEKTTGLSLTMNILTLGFFVGLTGIVSEESIEKAVKDAVPKGTEEINLRALRKGFELAKRTL; encoded by the coding sequence ATGAGGAAGGAAATTCTTATTGGCGGCTTCGGCGGCCAGGGCGTTATACTGGCGAGCGTCATACTGGGAAAGGCCGCCACCGTTTATGAGGGCCTCTACGCTGTTCAGACTCAAGCTTACGGTCCAGAGTCAAGGGGAGGGGCGAGCAGGGCTGAAGTTGTAATCAGCGACGAGCCCATAGACTACCCTAAGGTCATCGCCCCAGACTACGCAATACTCCTCAGTCAGCAGGCCTACGATAAGTATCTCTCCCTCGTCAAGGACGACGGTCTCGTTATAGTTGAGAGTGACCTTGTGCCTCGCAGGGACGCGGGGATGGAGAAGAGTAAGAAGATTTACGCCCTCCCCCTCACGGAGATAGCCGAGAAGACAACGGGGCTGAGCCTCACGATGAATATACTTACCCTCGGTTTCTTCGTGGGGCTAACGGGGATAGTAAGCGAGGAAAGTATAGAGAAGGCCGTCAAGGACGCCGTGCCCAAGGGGACAGAGGAAATAAACCTGAGAGCCCTCAGGAAGGGCTTTGAGCTCGCTAAGCGCACCCTATGA
- a CDS encoding 2-oxoacid:ferredoxin oxidoreductase subunit beta gives MRLVSAYEIRDRYLRKDMLPTIFCPGCGIGTVLQFTLRAIDELGLNPDEIVWVSGIGCSSRVPGFVNFDGLHTTHGRALAFATGIKLANPKLKIIAFMGDGDAAAIGGNHFIHAIRRNLDITVILINNFTYGMTGGQVAPTTPKGLRGTTAPYGQFENPFDIAELAVAAGANYVARWTVFNYVQGINSIKKALQKEGFSLVEFLSPCPVSFGRRNRMKTSPELIRWYQKITVPISKAKNMSPEELEGKIVIGEFVDRDRPGLVREYEEYKKRAKRIMGWEK, from the coding sequence GTGAGACTCGTCTCGGCCTACGAGATTAGGGATAGATATCTCAGAAAGGACATGCTTCCCACGATATTTTGCCCGGGATGTGGGATAGGCACCGTTCTGCAGTTCACGCTTAGGGCGATAGACGAGCTCGGCCTAAATCCGGACGAGATCGTCTGGGTCAGCGGTATAGGCTGTTCCTCCCGCGTTCCGGGTTTTGTCAATTTCGACGGCCTGCACACAACCCACGGGAGGGCTCTGGCGTTTGCCACAGGAATAAAGCTTGCCAACCCGAAGCTCAAGATAATAGCATTCATGGGCGACGGCGACGCCGCGGCGATAGGGGGTAACCACTTCATCCATGCCATAAGGAGGAACCTTGACATAACCGTTATCCTCATCAACAACTTCACCTACGGGATGACCGGTGGTCAGGTTGCCCCAACCACGCCGAAAGGATTGAGAGGAACCACAGCTCCCTATGGCCAGTTCGAGAACCCCTTTGACATAGCTGAATTGGCAGTCGCGGCTGGGGCCAACTACGTGGCGAGATGGACGGTTTTCAACTACGTCCAAGGAATCAACAGCATCAAGAAGGCCCTCCAGAAGGAAGGGTTCTCACTTGTCGAGTTCCTCTCACCATGCCCGGTAAGCTTCGGAAGGAGGAACAGGATGAAGACCTCCCCCGAGCTCATCCGTTGGTACCAGAAGATAACCGTGCCCATAAGCAAGGCGAAGAATATGAGTCCAGAAGAACTTGAGGGCAAGATAGTTATCGGTGAGTTCGTTGACCGCGATAGACCTGGCCTCGTGAGAGAATATGAGGAATACAAGAAGCGGGCCAAGAGAATTATGGGGTGGGAGAAATGA
- a CDS encoding 2-oxoacid:acceptor oxidoreductase subunit alpha, which translates to MRYPFPIGQADFIQGDEAIARAAILAGCRFYAGYPITPASEIFEAMALYMPLVDGVVIQMEDEIASIAAIIGASWAGVKAMTATSGPGFSLMQENIGYAVMTETPIVIVDVQRSGPSTGQPTLPAQGDVMQAIWGTHGDHSLIVLSPATVQEAFDFTIRAFNLSEKYRTPVILLTDAEVGHMRERVYIPRPDEIELVERKLPANEEEAKLPFGDPHGDGVPPMPIFGKGYRTYVTGLTHDERGRPRTVEPEIHERLIRRIVEKIEKNKEDIIDYQTFELEDAEIAIVAHGIVARSAIRAVKMLRAEGIKAGLLKLNVLWPFDFELIERIAERVKRIYVPEMNLGQLYHLVREGANGKADVKLISKIGGEVHAPIDIIRPIRGDLM; encoded by the coding sequence ATGAGATACCCGTTCCCCATCGGTCAAGCAGACTTCATTCAGGGAGATGAGGCCATAGCGAGGGCGGCCATTCTGGCGGGTTGCCGCTTCTACGCAGGCTATCCGATAACACCCGCGAGCGAGATCTTCGAGGCGATGGCCCTTTACATGCCCCTCGTGGATGGCGTGGTAATACAGATGGAGGATGAGATCGCGAGCATCGCCGCCATTATAGGTGCTTCCTGGGCCGGCGTAAAGGCCATGACCGCCACATCCGGCCCGGGCTTCTCACTGATGCAAGAGAACATAGGCTATGCTGTTATGACCGAAACACCGATAGTCATTGTGGACGTCCAAAGGAGTGGCCCTTCAACCGGTCAGCCCACCCTCCCGGCCCAAGGAGACGTCATGCAGGCTATATGGGGAACGCACGGGGATCACAGCTTGATAGTCCTCAGTCCCGCGACCGTCCAGGAGGCCTTCGACTTCACGATAAGGGCATTCAACCTCTCGGAGAAGTACAGGACGCCAGTCATCCTTCTAACCGACGCCGAGGTTGGACACATGAGGGAACGCGTTTACATTCCGAGACCTGACGAGATAGAGCTAGTCGAGAGGAAGCTCCCGGCCAACGAAGAGGAGGCGAAGTTACCGTTCGGCGACCCGCATGGCGATGGAGTTCCACCGATGCCGATATTTGGCAAGGGATACAGAACCTACGTCACGGGACTTACCCACGACGAACGTGGAAGACCAAGAACCGTCGAGCCAGAGATCCACGAGAGGCTCATCAGGAGGATAGTCGAAAAGATCGAGAAGAACAAAGAGGACATAATTGACTACCAGACCTTCGAGCTCGAAGATGCCGAGATAGCGATAGTGGCTCACGGCATAGTGGCCCGCTCTGCCATAAGGGCCGTGAAGATGCTCCGCGCTGAAGGTATCAAGGCTGGTCTCCTCAAGCTGAACGTCCTCTGGCCCTTTGACTTCGAGCTCATCGAGAGGATAGCGGAGAGAGTCAAGAGGATATACGTGCCAGAGATGAACCTCGGTCAGCTCTACCACCTCGTTCGCGAAGGAGCAAACGGAAAGGCCGATGTCAAGCTGATAAGCAAGATAGGTGGAGAGGTTCACGCTCCTATTGACATAATCCGCCCCATCAGGGGTGACCTGATGTGA
- a CDS encoding 2-oxoacid:ferredoxin oxidoreductase subunit gamma produces the protein MQIRFAGIGGQGVVLAGVILGEAAAIEGLNVIQTQDYSSASRGGHSIADVIVSKGPIYDLMVTKADVLVALHQLGYDTVKDSLKEDGLLIIDTDLVKPDRDYVGAPFTRLAEETTGLALTVNMVALGYLVAKTGVVNKESVEEAIRRRVPKGTEEVNLKAFNIGYEEGLKG, from the coding sequence ATGCAGATTAGGTTTGCGGGCATAGGTGGGCAGGGTGTTGTCCTTGCCGGTGTCATCCTCGGCGAGGCTGCAGCTATAGAGGGGCTAAACGTTATTCAGACGCAGGACTACAGCTCGGCCAGCAGGGGCGGCCACTCAATAGCGGACGTGATAGTCTCAAAGGGCCCCATCTACGACCTCATGGTAACGAAGGCCGACGTCCTTGTTGCCCTTCACCAACTCGGCTACGACACGGTTAAGGACTCGCTCAAGGAGGACGGCCTGCTCATAATTGACACCGACCTCGTAAAGCCTGATAGAGACTACGTCGGCGCCCCCTTTACGCGCCTAGCTGAAGAGACAACAGGTCTTGCCCTGACGGTTAACATGGTCGCCCTTGGCTATCTCGTCGCCAAGACGGGTGTCGTGAATAAGGAGAGCGTCGAGGAGGCGATAAGGAGGCGGGTCCCGAAGGGAACTGAGGAGGTCAACCTAAAGGCCTTTAACATCGGTTACGAGGAGGGGCTGAAGGGATGA
- a CDS encoding 2-oxoacid:ferredoxin oxidoreductase subunit beta, which translates to MVKQIYSKYPMVKYLRKEALPTALCPGCGGGTVLNAFANAIDQLKIDPRDLVVVSGIGCSAWIASPYFLADTLHTTHGRAIAFATGVKVGLPDKKVVVISGDGDLASIGGNHLIHAARRNIDITVILVNNFIYGMTGGQVAPTTPFGAKTTTTPYRNVEHPLNIAEMVAAGASYVARWTTAHVYQLIESIKKALTVKGFSLVEVISQCPVQYGRRNRMKEPAEMLRWFLKNAIPISKAKNMSPEELEGKFIIGEFVNRERPEFVDELNKLIDEVQESFGLKGE; encoded by the coding sequence ATGGTGAAGCAAATCTATTCCAAGTATCCTATGGTCAAGTACCTCCGCAAGGAGGCTCTGCCAACCGCTTTGTGCCCGGGCTGTGGTGGTGGAACGGTTCTCAACGCTTTTGCCAACGCTATTGACCAGCTAAAGATTGACCCGAGGGATTTGGTTGTCGTTAGCGGTATCGGCTGTTCTGCCTGGATCGCCTCGCCGTACTTCTTGGCGGATACCCTCCATACGACGCACGGAAGGGCGATAGCCTTCGCTACCGGCGTCAAGGTTGGCCTTCCCGACAAGAAGGTAGTTGTCATAAGTGGGGACGGAGATTTAGCGAGCATAGGCGGCAACCACCTCATCCACGCCGCGAGGAGGAACATAGATATTACCGTCATCCTCGTCAACAACTTCATCTATGGAATGACCGGCGGTCAGGTTGCCCCAACCACGCCCTTCGGGGCCAAAACCACCACAACGCCGTACAGGAACGTTGAACATCCCCTCAATATAGCCGAGATGGTCGCCGCCGGCGCATCCTATGTGGCAAGATGGACCACCGCCCACGTCTACCAGCTTATCGAGAGCATCAAAAAGGCCCTAACCGTCAAGGGTTTCTCGCTCGTTGAGGTAATCTCTCAGTGTCCGGTCCAGTACGGAAGGAGGAACAGGATGAAGGAACCTGCGGAGATGCTCCGCTGGTTCTTGAAGAATGCCATCCCCATAAGCAAGGCGAAGAATATGAGTCCAGAAGAACTTGAGGGTAAGTTCATCATCGGTGAGTTCGTGAACAGAGAAAGGCCAGAGTTCGTGGATGAGCTGAACAAGCTGATAGATGAAGTTCAAGAGAGCTTTGGCCTTAAGGGGGAGTGA
- a CDS encoding 2-oxoacid:acceptor oxidoreductase subunit alpha, protein MIIRGDEPDQIRLLRKLYKPGNYFMMGDEAVAYGAIFAGCRFYAGYPITPSSEIAETMARELPKLGGYYVQMEDEIASIAAIIGASWTGLKAMTATSGPGFSLMQENLGYAIMTETPIVIVDVQRSGPSTGQATKGAQGDFFQARWGTHGDHPIVAVSPVSVEDAFWETIRAFNIAEMLRIPVIVLFDGILGHMREQIRIPAPDDIEIAYRKLPRNEEEAKLPFGDPHGDGVPPMPLFGHGYFTHVTGSTHKENGLRDVYTPEVHDRLVRRIHRKIEKNRDVYEKYEEHFTDDAEILVVSWGVTARPSLGAVLKAREEGIKVGLFVPKTVHPFPGERMRQLGKQVRAIIVPEMNLGQMILEVQRFINDDVLLKGVNKIGGVPLTVEEILREIRGVA, encoded by the coding sequence ATGATAATAAGGGGTGATGAGCCTGACCAAATAAGGCTTCTGAGAAAGCTCTACAAGCCGGGCAACTACTTTATGATGGGTGATGAAGCTGTTGCTTATGGAGCCATCTTCGCCGGCTGTCGCTTCTACGCAGGCTATCCAATAACGCCGTCGAGCGAGATAGCAGAAACGATGGCAAGGGAGCTGCCCAAGCTTGGAGGCTATTACGTCCAGATGGAGGATGAGATCGCGAGCATCGCCGCCATTATTGGGGCCTCGTGGACGGGCCTTAAAGCTATGACTGCCACGAGCGGGCCCGGTTTCAGCCTCATGCAGGAAAACCTAGGTTATGCTATTATGACCGAAACCCCGATAGTCATTGTGGACGTCCAAAGGAGCGGCCCTTCAACGGGACAGGCCACAAAGGGCGCTCAGGGAGATTTCTTCCAGGCGAGGTGGGGAACGCACGGCGACCATCCAATAGTTGCCGTCTCCCCGGTAAGCGTTGAGGATGCCTTCTGGGAGACCATCAGGGCCTTCAACATCGCGGAGATGCTGAGGATTCCTGTCATCGTACTCTTCGATGGAATCCTCGGCCACATGAGAGAGCAGATAAGAATTCCGGCCCCAGATGACATCGAGATAGCCTACCGCAAGTTGCCGAGGAACGAAGAGGAGGCGAAGTTGCCGTTCGGCGACCCGCACGGCGATGGAGTTCCACCGATGCCCCTCTTTGGCCACGGCTACTTCACCCACGTAACTGGTTCAACTCATAAGGAGAACGGCCTGCGCGATGTATACACACCGGAAGTCCACGACAGGCTCGTGAGGAGGATTCACAGGAAGATCGAGAAGAACAGGGACGTTTATGAGAAGTACGAGGAGCACTTCACGGACGATGCCGAAATACTCGTTGTCAGCTGGGGAGTTACCGCGAGGCCCTCACTCGGGGCCGTCCTGAAGGCCAGGGAAGAGGGCATAAAGGTTGGTCTTTTTGTCCCCAAGACCGTTCACCCGTTCCCGGGCGAGAGGATGAGACAGCTCGGGAAGCAGGTTCGTGCCATAATCGTACCAGAAATGAACCTCGGCCAGATGATACTCGAGGTGCAACGTTTCATCAACGACGACGTTCTTCTCAAAGGTGTGAACAAGATAGGGGGCGTTCCGTTAACGGTTGAGGAAATCCTGCGCGAGATAAGGGGTGTTGCCTGA
- a CDS encoding 2-oxoglutarate ferredoxin oxidoreductase subunit delta produces the protein MADKENVTVVSKEGYLVIGKTQAVEIDVDTFLCKGCGICIEMCPRKVFEWSKELSEKGVHYPVPAHAEKCVKCKLCELLCPDFAIAVRW, from the coding sequence ATGGCGGATAAGGAAAACGTCACGGTCGTTTCCAAGGAGGGATACCTTGTTATAGGGAAGACTCAGGCCGTAGAAATCGACGTTGACACATTCCTCTGCAAGGGATGCGGGATCTGCATCGAGATGTGCCCCAGGAAGGTCTTCGAGTGGAGCAAGGAGCTCAGCGAAAAAGGCGTCCACTACCCAGTGCCGGCCCACGCCGAAAAATGCGTTAAGTGCAAGCTCTGCGAGCTGCTCTGTCCGGACTTTGCCATAGCGGTAAGGTGGTGA